Proteins encoded in a region of the Flammeovirga yaeyamensis genome:
- a CDS encoding Crp/Fnr family transcriptional regulator, whose protein sequence is MHELLKENISKHVSFSEAELETFGQYFHQKTIKKKEFLLRQGETCKFEGFVLEGCFRIFTFDQKGNDNTLYFAASDWWLMDNDSFMHQNPSHLNMQALEDSEVLLIKRTDKLMLYETLPLVEKLFRVMSQKALVAWQRRLIRNHCETAKERYQNFIDTYPSIASKIKDKQLASYLGITHEFLSKIKKR, encoded by the coding sequence ATGCACGAGTTACTAAAGGAAAATATTAGTAAGCATGTTTCATTTTCAGAAGCTGAATTGGAAACATTTGGTCAGTATTTTCATCAAAAGACCATTAAGAAGAAGGAGTTCCTTTTGAGACAGGGGGAGACTTGTAAGTTCGAAGGGTTTGTATTGGAGGGCTGTTTTCGGATCTTCACTTTCGATCAAAAGGGAAATGATAATACGCTTTACTTTGCAGCAAGCGATTGGTGGTTAATGGATAATGATAGCTTTATGCATCAGAATCCTTCTCATCTTAACATGCAAGCTTTAGAAGATAGTGAAGTCTTGCTCATCAAAAGAACAGATAAATTGATGTTGTACGAGACTTTACCTCTTGTAGAAAAATTGTTTAGGGTAATGTCTCAGAAAGCATTGGTGGCTTGGCAACGTCGATTAATTCGTAACCATTGCGAGACAGCCAAAGAAAGATATCAGAATTTTATTGATACATATCCTTCTATTGCCTCAAAGATAAAGGATAAGCAGTTGGCAAGTTATCTTGGGATCACTCACGAATTTTTGAGTAAGATTAAAAAGCGATAG
- a CDS encoding LysR family transcriptional regulator — MDERLLRFFVAVYEEKNISRAAEKCFVSQPNISNGIKNIEELLGKELFVRHKKGVTIKEEGHQLYPIAKRILGELNEIPELFKQKDFKQKVILGVADSLPQSLKKKFFLQIDEEVSNIEWDIRAIGRDCDLNLLVREWKFEEHLFLPLWKEDYVLCIPDHHPLCDKDEIEITDLKGEPFIHCPPCEAHQQSLSILNDLGGKWKTVANCATKNDVLTLLVSGLGITFLPESFVREWNGFQIKKYKGPVSYREVGLSYPKDSLSNPAVAEIVKLFSNNNQINTTE, encoded by the coding sequence ATGGATGAAAGATTACTCCGTTTTTTTGTAGCGGTATACGAAGAAAAAAATATTTCTAGAGCAGCTGAAAAGTGCTTTGTTTCTCAACCTAATATCTCCAATGGAATAAAAAACATTGAGGAATTATTAGGGAAAGAACTTTTTGTGCGACATAAAAAAGGAGTAACGATAAAGGAAGAAGGTCATCAATTATACCCTATTGCGAAAAGAATATTAGGAGAGTTAAATGAGATTCCTGAACTGTTTAAGCAAAAGGATTTTAAGCAAAAAGTTATTCTTGGTGTAGCCGACAGTTTGCCTCAATCTTTAAAAAAGAAGTTCTTTCTTCAGATTGATGAGGAGGTATCAAATATCGAATGGGATATCAGGGCGATTGGTCGTGATTGTGATCTGAATCTGTTGGTTAGAGAATGGAAATTCGAAGAACATTTATTTCTACCGCTATGGAAGGAAGATTATGTTTTATGTATTCCGGATCATCATCCATTATGTGATAAAGACGAGATAGAAATAACAGATCTAAAAGGCGAACCGTTTATTCATTGTCCTCCTTGTGAGGCGCATCAGCAAAGTTTATCGATTCTGAATGATTTAGGAGGGAAGTGGAAAACAGTAGCGAATTGTGCCACTAAAAACGATGTGCTTACACTATTGGTATCTGGTCTTGGAATTACCTTTTTACCAGAATCTTTTGTTCGAGAGTGGAATGGGTTTCAGATCAAGAAATACAAGGGACCTGTATCTTACCGAGAAGTGGGATTATCTTATCCGAAAGATAGCTTAAGCAATCCTGCTGTGGCTGAAATAGTGAAGTTGTTTTCTAATAATAATCAGATCAACACTACCGAATAA
- a CDS encoding SDR family oxidoreductase, with protein sequence MESTNKSLIVITGASSGIGAATAQLFSNQGFPLLLLGRRVEKMVALNLTNTLIKKVDVTDYDAFKNAVAEAEKQFGQTEAIVNNAGMMLLGDIAVQDPQEWKKMFDVNIMGVLNGMQIVLPQMRARKGGTIINISSIAGRKTFGNHAAYCGTKFGVHAITENAREEAALDNVRMVTIAPGAVETELLSHTTNQEIKDGYESWKEEMGSILKAEDIANAIWYAFNQPQGVNVREIVLAATKQQP encoded by the coding sequence ATGGAATCAACAAATAAAAGTCTGATCGTTATCACAGGGGCAAGTTCTGGTATTGGTGCTGCTACAGCTCAACTGTTTTCTAACCAAGGTTTTCCTCTTTTGCTTTTAGGTAGACGAGTAGAAAAAATGGTAGCATTAAACCTTACAAATACTTTAATTAAAAAAGTGGATGTAACAGATTACGATGCTTTTAAAAATGCAGTCGCTGAAGCTGAAAAACAATTCGGTCAAACAGAAGCTATCGTGAACAATGCAGGTATGATGCTTTTAGGTGATATCGCAGTTCAAGATCCTCAAGAATGGAAAAAAATGTTTGATGTAAACATCATGGGCGTGTTGAACGGTATGCAAATCGTTTTACCTCAGATGAGAGCGAGAAAAGGAGGTACAATCATCAACATTAGTTCAATTGCAGGTAGAAAGACGTTTGGTAATCATGCGGCTTACTGCGGTACTAAATTTGGAGTACATGCTATTACTGAAAATGCTAGAGAAGAAGCCGCTTTAGATAACGTTAGAATGGTAACAATAGCTCCTGGTGCAGTAGAAACGGAACTTTTATCGCATACTACAAATCAAGAAATCAAAGATGGATATGAATCTTGGAAAGAAGAAATGGGTAGTATTTTAAAGGCTGAAGATATTGCCAATGCTATTTGGTATGCTTTCAATCAACCTCAAGGGGTGAATGTGAGAGAGATTGTTTTAGCAGCAACTAAGCAACAGCCATAA
- a CDS encoding formate--tetrahydrofolate ligase: protein MKTDIQIARETELKKIREIAASVGISEDDLIPYGHYMAKLPYDVIDEKKASNSKLILVTAITPTRAGIGKTTTSVGLALGLQELGKNAIPALREPSLGVCFGLKGGAAGGGYAQVLPMEDINLHFTGDFHAVTSANNMISALVDNHQHFNRAEGKQLKNVLWRRVLDVNDRSLRSVVTGLGGFVNGKVSEAGFDITPASELMAILCLAKDREDLQKRVGDIYLGYDYQNEPVYVRDLGIEGAIAVLMKDAIHPNLVQTTENTPAFVHGGPFANIAHGCNSVLATKMCMNYADYTITEAGFGADLGAEKFFNIKCRNAGLNPALTVIVATSQALKLHGGVELEDIKEPNLEGLKAGLPNLKRHIENMKNFGQTVMVTFNQYAFDTKEEMDFVAGWCKEQGVEFAVNNSFVEGGKGATELAQKVVDLVETNPSKPLEFTYDLEDCIETKLEKIAKKVYRADGIKLDNKARLQLKRIKRYGLDHLPVCVAKTQSSFTDDAKVLNAPEGGYDIHFEDLIINSGAGFIVARAGSIMRMPGLPKVPQANKIKFVDGEIEGLS from the coding sequence ATGAAAACAGATATCCAAATTGCTCGCGAAACAGAATTAAAAAAGATCAGAGAAATTGCTGCATCGGTAGGAATTTCAGAAGACGATTTAATTCCATACGGTCACTATATGGCAAAATTGCCTTATGATGTGATCGACGAGAAGAAAGCAAGCAATAGTAAACTAATTTTAGTAACTGCTATTACTCCAACGAGAGCCGGAATTGGTAAAACAACTACCTCGGTGGGTTTAGCATTAGGTCTACAAGAATTAGGTAAAAATGCCATTCCTGCATTGAGAGAACCATCATTGGGAGTGTGTTTCGGTCTTAAAGGTGGAGCTGCCGGTGGAGGATACGCTCAAGTATTACCTATGGAGGATATCAATCTTCATTTTACAGGTGATTTTCATGCCGTGACTTCTGCGAATAACATGATCTCTGCTTTGGTCGACAATCACCAACATTTTAACAGAGCAGAAGGTAAGCAACTAAAAAATGTACTTTGGAGAAGAGTACTTGATGTAAACGATAGATCCCTTCGTTCTGTGGTAACAGGTTTAGGTGGTTTCGTTAACGGAAAAGTATCTGAAGCAGGATTTGATATTACTCCTGCATCAGAGTTAATGGCCATCCTTTGTTTGGCTAAAGATAGAGAAGATCTACAAAAAAGAGTAGGTGATATCTACCTTGGTTACGATTACCAAAATGAACCTGTTTATGTTAGAGATCTAGGTATCGAAGGAGCAATTGCTGTATTAATGAAAGATGCAATTCACCCGAATTTAGTACAAACTACAGAAAATACTCCAGCGTTTGTACATGGAGGTCCTTTTGCCAATATTGCTCACGGTTGTAACTCAGTTTTAGCCACTAAGATGTGTATGAACTATGCTGATTACACAATTACTGAAGCAGGTTTTGGAGCTGATTTAGGAGCAGAAAAATTCTTCAATATCAAATGTCGTAATGCAGGTTTAAACCCAGCATTAACGGTGATTGTAGCGACTTCTCAAGCATTAAAATTACATGGAGGTGTTGAATTAGAAGACATCAAGGAGCCAAATCTTGAAGGTTTAAAAGCAGGTTTACCGAACTTGAAACGTCATATCGAGAACATGAAAAACTTTGGTCAGACGGTAATGGTTACTTTCAACCAATACGCATTTGATACCAAAGAGGAAATGGATTTCGTTGCAGGATGGTGTAAAGAGCAAGGTGTTGAATTTGCCGTAAACAATAGTTTTGTTGAAGGTGGAAAAGGTGCTACTGAATTAGCACAAAAAGTAGTTGATTTGGTAGAGACTAATCCTTCTAAACCTTTAGAGTTTACCTACGATCTTGAAGATTGTATCGAAACTAAACTAGAGAAAATCGCCAAAAAAGTATATCGTGCGGATGGAATCAAATTAGATAACAAAGCAAGATTGCAACTGAAGCGCATTAAACGTTATGGTTTGGATCATTTACCTGTTTGTGTTGCGAAAACACAGAGCTCATTTACAGACGATGCTAAGGTTTTAAATGCTCCTGAAGGTGGATATGATATTCATTTCGAAGATTTGATTATCAACTCAGGCGCTGGATTTATTGTCGCTAGAGCAGGTAGTATTATGAGAATGCCAGGCTTACCAAAAGTACCTCAAGCAAACAAAATTAAGTTTGTGGATGGTGAGATTGAAGGCTTGTCGTAA
- a CDS encoding enoyl-CoA hydratase/isomerase family protein: MNEYQTIIYNKIEQLGIIQLNRPDKRNALNDHMVKELTQLLLQIKEDAEVKAIILKGNGKVFCAGADLQYIQQLQKNTYEENLADSNQLKELFYLIYTFPKIIISQIHGAAIAGGCGLATLCDFAFASDSTKFSYSEVKIGFIPAIVSIFLTRKIGEGKALQLLLSGQIIKAKQALDYGLINGITEEELLEEEVLSFAKKLIKETSVEAKANTKNLVHSTWHLPIDEALDKAVEANAKARSSEDCKKGIASFLNKEKIEW; this comes from the coding sequence ATGAATGAATACCAAACAATTATTTATAATAAAATAGAACAACTAGGTATAATACAATTAAATCGACCCGATAAACGAAATGCACTTAACGATCATATGGTCAAAGAATTAACGCAACTTCTTCTTCAAATTAAAGAAGATGCAGAAGTTAAAGCGATCATCTTAAAAGGAAACGGAAAAGTATTTTGCGCTGGAGCAGATTTACAATATATTCAGCAACTTCAAAAGAACACTTACGAGGAAAATTTAGCCGACTCCAATCAACTTAAAGAATTGTTTTATTTGATCTATACTTTTCCTAAAATTATCATCTCCCAAATTCACGGGGCCGCTATAGCAGGAGGTTGTGGTTTGGCTACTTTATGCGATTTTGCTTTTGCATCAGACAGTACAAAGTTTAGTTACTCTGAAGTAAAAATTGGTTTTATTCCCGCTATTGTAAGCATTTTCTTGACAAGAAAAATTGGTGAGGGCAAAGCATTGCAATTATTATTATCTGGTCAAATAATTAAAGCCAAACAGGCTTTGGACTATGGTTTAATAAATGGAATTACAGAAGAAGAACTATTGGAAGAGGAAGTGCTTTCTTTTGCGAAGAAATTGATAAAGGAAACTTCTGTTGAAGCCAAAGCCAACACAAAAAATTTAGTACATTCCACATGGCACTTACCCATTGATGAAGCTTTAGACAAAGCAGTCGAAGCAAATGCAAAGGCTCGAAGTTCTGAAGACTGCAAAAAAGGTATTGCTTCTTTTTTAAATAAAGAAAAAATCGAATGGTAA
- a CDS encoding metal-dependent hydrolase — translation MDSLTQIVLGAAVGEAVLGKKIGNKAPIYGAIAGTIPDLDVLANPFLDAVQQLHFHRSISHSLIIQLLISPLFGYLFYKMNGKNKDTFKDWTLLVFLGFTTHSLLDTCTTWGTQLFWPFSHYGFATYSVFVVDPHYTLPFMVCLIWAMFLPKDNYKRTLLNYIGIIVSTSYLLLGFVFQQHARTVFTEALTEQGIPFSEDRMIVKTTPLNIFLWSASIDSQDKYYTGFYSIFDSDKNVNFQSLEKHHELLQEVEQTEKLKDLLYITKGYYTIEKVDDHTYNINDLRFGSFDGWKGKGEGKIVFVYEMKLENDPNNPSKKLQVFTQKSYKKVQGLDYFKQYFKRVYGNKTHITTPSNAKES, via the coding sequence ATGGATTCACTCACACAAATTGTACTTGGAGCCGCTGTCGGAGAAGCTGTATTAGGTAAAAAAATTGGTAATAAAGCACCTATTTATGGAGCAATTGCAGGAACAATTCCTGATTTAGATGTACTTGCTAATCCTTTTTTAGATGCAGTACAACAGCTTCACTTTCATAGAAGTATCTCTCATTCATTAATCATACAACTACTTATATCTCCACTTTTTGGTTATCTTTTTTACAAGATGAATGGTAAAAATAAAGATACATTTAAGGATTGGACATTACTTGTTTTCTTGGGTTTCACTACCCATTCATTATTGGACACCTGTACTACATGGGGAACTCAATTATTCTGGCCTTTTAGTCATTATGGCTTTGCTACTTATTCCGTGTTTGTAGTCGACCCACACTATACACTTCCGTTCATGGTTTGTCTAATTTGGGCAATGTTTTTACCAAAAGATAATTATAAACGTACGCTCTTAAACTATATAGGAATTATTGTAAGTACTTCTTATTTGTTATTAGGTTTTGTATTCCAACAACATGCCCGTACAGTTTTTACCGAAGCCCTAACGGAGCAAGGTATTCCTTTTAGTGAGGACCGAATGATCGTAAAAACCACTCCTTTGAATATTTTCCTTTGGTCAGCAAGTATTGACTCCCAAGATAAATACTACACTGGTTTCTATTCTATTTTTGATAGTGATAAAAACGTCAATTTTCAATCCTTGGAGAAACATCACGAACTCCTGCAAGAAGTGGAACAAACCGAAAAATTAAAAGATCTATTGTATATCACTAAAGGATATTACACTATTGAAAAAGTGGATGACCACACGTATAACATCAACGATCTACGATTTGGTAGCTTTGATGGATGGAAAGGCAAAGGAGAAGGAAAAATAGTTTTCGTTTATGAAATGAAGCTAGAAAATGATCCCAATAATCCATCAAAAAAACTTCAGGTTTTCACTCAAAAGAGTTATAAAAAAGTACAAGGATTGGATTATTTCAAACAGTATTTCAAGAGGGTGTATGGTAATAAAACACATATTACTACGCCATCAAATGCTAAGGAATCTTAA
- a CDS encoding metallophosphoesterase, producing the protein MNSRLLIFMGVFISLVIAIDLYAFKGIRLITENIRPLYRQISIGSFWVFNVAVYAALVWLIFNIDKFRLPEYTNIIFSINALILMSFVTKLVFNIFHGADDITYLISKVFGSKTTFPGEGISRAKFLTLVGAGLATIPLGAFAYGFTRGRFNFRVIRKELAFDNLPSAFDGLKVIHISDIHIGSFPKGHGSVEKAVELINSKKPDVIFFTGDLVNNYAAETDGWIEVFKNLKAKHGMYSILGNHDYGDYVQWNSQTEKVANLDNVKNANRAIGFDLLLNENRVIEKDGQKLGIVGVENWGLPPFPQHGNINAAKANLSDVPFKILLSHDPSHWDAEVRNHKDIDLTLAGHTHGMQFGIEIPGIKWSPVQYKYPRWAGLYEEGKQKLYVNRGFGYHAYAGRIGMDPEITEIVLRSKEQNA; encoded by the coding sequence ATGAACAGTAGATTGCTGATTTTTATGGGAGTTTTCATCTCCCTTGTGATTGCCATCGACCTTTATGCATTTAAAGGAATTCGATTAATCACCGAAAATATTAGACCATTATACAGACAAATTTCCATTGGTAGTTTTTGGGTATTTAATGTAGCAGTATATGCCGCATTGGTTTGGCTCATTTTCAATATCGATAAATTTAGATTACCGGAGTACACAAATATCATTTTCTCCATTAATGCTTTAATATTAATGTCGTTCGTTACTAAGTTGGTATTTAATATCTTCCATGGTGCTGATGATATTACTTATTTGATTTCAAAAGTATTTGGATCAAAAACTACTTTTCCTGGTGAAGGAATCAGTAGAGCGAAGTTCCTGACTTTGGTTGGAGCAGGTTTAGCCACTATTCCTTTAGGAGCATTTGCTTACGGATTTACTAGAGGACGTTTCAACTTTAGAGTCATCAGAAAAGAATTGGCTTTTGATAACCTTCCATCGGCATTCGATGGTTTAAAGGTGATTCATATTTCTGATATCCATATCGGAAGTTTTCCAAAAGGTCATGGATCGGTTGAAAAAGCTGTTGAGCTCATCAACAGCAAGAAACCTGACGTGATTTTCTTTACAGGTGATTTAGTCAATAACTATGCAGCAGAAACAGATGGATGGATTGAGGTCTTTAAAAATTTGAAAGCGAAACATGGTATGTATTCTATTTTAGGTAATCATGATTATGGTGATTACGTACAATGGAACAGTCAGACCGAAAAAGTAGCCAATCTAGACAATGTAAAAAATGCCAATAGAGCGATCGGTTTTGATCTTTTATTGAATGAAAATAGAGTTATTGAAAAAGACGGTCAGAAGTTAGGTATTGTAGGTGTTGAAAACTGGGGCTTACCTCCATTCCCTCAGCACGGGAATATCAATGCTGCCAAAGCCAACTTAAGTGATGTACCTTTCAAGATTCTTCTTTCCCACGATCCATCGCATTGGGATGCTGAGGTGAGAAATCATAAAGATATTGACCTTACACTTGCGGGCCACACTCATGGTATGCAATTCGGTATTGAGATACCAGGTATTAAATGGAGTCCTGTACAGTATAAATATCCAAGATGGGCAGGTTTATACGAAGAAGGTAAACAAAAGCTATATGTCAACAGAGGTTTTGGTTACCATGCTTATGCCGGTCGTATTGGTATGGATCCAGAGATTACAGAAATCGTTCTGAGATCTAAGGAGCAAAATGCTTAA
- a CDS encoding ribosomal maturation YjgA family protein, translated as MNLKQTNTPMSRRRLTYFFYILLVICLGLASRTRFIPEFIYPYLGDFFYAVMFYFIIAFLLNDQSPKLIIIISVSICYLIEFQQLLSYDWLVAFRNTTIGSLTLGHGFLWSDMVSYTVGGVTAYVIEKRILLLKNVL; from the coding sequence ATGAACTTAAAACAAACTAACACACCTATGTCTCGTCGTCGACTGACTTATTTCTTCTATATCCTTTTGGTGATATGTCTCGGTTTAGCATCAAGGACTCGATTTATCCCTGAGTTCATCTACCCTTATTTAGGTGATTTTTTCTATGCCGTTATGTTCTATTTTATCATCGCTTTTCTATTGAACGATCAATCACCAAAACTCATTATAATAATTAGCGTCTCCATTTGCTATTTGATAGAATTTCAGCAATTGCTCTCCTATGATTGGTTAGTTGCTTTTAGAAATACTACGATCGGTAGTTTAACTCTTGGACATGGATTTTTATGGAGTGATATGGTGAGTTATACAGTTGGGGGTGTTACAGCATATGTAATAGAAAAAAGAATCTTATTACTTAAAAATGTTTTGTAA
- a CDS encoding uracil-xanthine permease family protein, protein METITGKTKYLLGMQHVLAMFGATVLVPFLTGLHPLIALFAAGAGTLIFHSVTKKIVPVFLGSSFAFIGAISFVLKNEGLSEVKAGIIGAGLVYVIMAGVIKKFGVKSVQSFFPPIVIGPTIMVIGLRLSPIALEMAGYSDGAFDSKSLIIALIVISTMVISSIVQHSFFKMMPILIAVTVGYISAYFMGMVNFDPVVNAHWFGFSGEVIGQVLTVPKFTASGFFAIAPVALVVFIEHIGDITTNGAVVGKNFLKNPGIHRTMLGDGLATMFAGLFGGPANTTYGENTGVLAVTKVYDPSVIRIAAVFAILLSMIGKVGAILQTIPVPVMGGISIILFGMIAAVGVRTLISAKLDFAHSRNLIITALIFVLGIGIKEVAVWNTISISGLSIAAFVGVLLNKVLPKDI, encoded by the coding sequence ATGGAAACAATTACTGGTAAAACAAAATACCTACTAGGAATGCAACACGTCTTGGCCATGTTTGGTGCGACTGTGCTAGTTCCATTTCTTACCGGGCTTCACCCTCTTATTGCATTATTCGCTGCAGGAGCCGGCACATTAATTTTTCATTCTGTTACAAAGAAAATCGTCCCTGTATTTTTAGGATCCTCATTTGCCTTTATAGGAGCCATCTCGTTTGTATTAAAAAACGAGGGTTTATCTGAGGTGAAAGCAGGGATTATTGGAGCTGGTTTGGTGTATGTTATCATGGCCGGCGTGATAAAAAAGTTTGGGGTAAAGAGTGTACAATCTTTCTTTCCTCCTATAGTTATTGGCCCAACGATTATGGTCATTGGTCTTCGACTAAGCCCTATTGCTTTAGAAATGGCAGGATATTCTGACGGGGCATTCGATTCTAAAAGCTTAATTATAGCATTAATCGTTATTTCTACCATGGTGATCTCCTCTATCGTTCAGCATTCATTCTTTAAAATGATGCCTATTTTGATTGCGGTGACTGTGGGATATATTTCTGCTTATTTTATGGGAATGGTCAATTTCGATCCGGTAGTCAATGCTCATTGGTTTGGTTTTTCAGGAGAGGTCATCGGTCAGGTACTAACTGTTCCTAAGTTTACAGCTTCAGGATTTTTTGCCATTGCCCCTGTGGCCTTGGTTGTATTTATTGAGCATATTGGTGATATCACTACTAATGGAGCCGTTGTTGGTAAGAACTTTTTAAAAAATCCGGGAATCCACAGAACGATGTTAGGCGATGGATTAGCTACAATGTTTGCAGGTCTATTTGGTGGCCCTGCCAATACAACTTACGGTGAAAACACAGGTGTACTTGCCGTAACTAAAGTATATGACCCATCCGTTATTAGAATCGCTGCCGTATTTGCCATTCTACTAAGCATGATAGGAAAAGTAGGTGCTATTTTACAAACTATCCCAGTGCCTGTGATGGGAGGTATATCAATTATTCTTTTTGGTATGATTGCCGCAGTTGGTGTGAGAACTTTGATTTCAGCAAAATTAGATTTCGCTCATTCTAGAAATCTAATCATTACTGCGTTAATTTTTGTATTGGGTATTGGAATAAAAGAAGTAGCAGTTTGGAATACAATAAGTATCTCAGGTTTAAGTATTGCCGCTTTTGTTGGTGTTTTGTTGAACAAGGTACTTCCTAAAGATATCTAA
- a CDS encoding TIGR00341 family protein: protein MSENNLNGFVNAFRKLAVDTLSIREGSDPAATIEGIKKDMTFKGPGAWILIFSILIASIGLNANSTAVIIGAMLISPLMGPILAIGTAIGINDLEMMRRALKNLMIAVVISLITSTIYFYLTPLNVEQSELLARTKPTILDVFVAILGGFSGIIAGSRREKTNVIPGVAIATALMPPLCTAGFGLANGMYHYFFGAFYLFFINSVFITLSTYIVVKFLRFPVKSFIDRRKYRRYQFFFAVFIAVVIMPSAVIFYQMIQETRFKISSERFIRENTEFKGSELITQKIVYTDSLSTIDLYYMGNPISEDMEIFLNDKIKSYGLTAKIDDYFPMTKKTVVKIHQQNIGSDFDEGDATKMMEAYTKDLHIKLLKDIYTKNEKVIEDKDAKIKILEKEIFHLTQSKGDTLPIHQISKEVKTLYPEISSYGISKVQVQEWKADSLMMKEKPICFVKLPRRLPKKRSTYLNDFEKWIRVRLDNKDIDVKEI from the coding sequence ATGAGCGAAAACAATCTCAATGGGTTCGTCAATGCTTTTAGAAAACTAGCTGTTGACACTCTAAGTATCAGAGAAGGATCCGACCCTGCTGCCACTATTGAAGGTATCAAGAAAGATATGACGTTTAAAGGTCCTGGAGCATGGATTTTAATTTTTTCCATTCTAATCGCTTCTATCGGATTAAACGCCAACTCTACTGCAGTAATTATTGGAGCCATGTTAATTTCTCCATTGATGGGACCTATTCTAGCTATAGGAACTGCCATTGGAATTAACGATTTGGAGATGATGCGTCGTGCCCTCAAAAACTTAATGATAGCCGTTGTTATTAGTTTAATTACTTCAACAATCTACTTTTACCTTACCCCCCTTAATGTAGAACAATCCGAATTATTGGCTAGAACTAAGCCCACAATTTTGGATGTCTTTGTCGCTATTTTAGGTGGTTTCTCGGGTATTATAGCGGGTTCACGAAGAGAGAAAACGAATGTAATTCCAGGGGTAGCAATTGCCACTGCTTTAATGCCTCCTTTGTGTACTGCGGGCTTTGGTTTGGCTAACGGAATGTATCACTATTTCTTTGGCGCATTTTACTTGTTCTTTATCAACTCGGTATTTATCACTTTATCGACCTATATCGTAGTAAAGTTCTTACGTTTTCCTGTCAAGAGTTTCATCGATAGAAGAAAGTACAGACGATATCAGTTTTTCTTTGCTGTATTTATTGCAGTAGTCATCATGCCATCTGCAGTTATTTTTTATCAAATGATTCAAGAGACCCGCTTTAAGATATCATCTGAGAGATTTATACGTGAGAACACTGAATTTAAAGGGAGTGAATTGATTACTCAAAAGATAGTTTATACTGATTCCCTTTCAACAATTGATCTTTACTATATGGGTAATCCTATCTCAGAGGATATGGAGATTTTCCTTAATGATAAAATCAAAAGTTATGGTTTAACTGCTAAAATTGATGATTACTTCCCTATGACCAAAAAGACAGTAGTAAAAATTCATCAACAAAATATAGGATCTGATTTTGATGAAGGGGACGCTACTAAAATGATGGAGGCCTACACCAAAGATCTTCATATTAAATTATTGAAGGACATCTACACTAAAAATGAAAAGGTGATTGAGGACAAGGATGCCAAAATCAAAATTTTAGAAAAAGAGATTTTTCATCTGACTCAATCAAAAGGCGACACCTTACCAATACATCAAATTTCCAAAGAGGTAAAGACTTTATATCCTGAGATTTCATCATATGGTATCTCCAAAGTTCAGGTACAAGAGTGGAAAGCAGATTCTCTGATGATGAAGGAAAAGCCTATCTGTTTTGTGAAATTACCAAGACGATTACCGAAAAAGAGATCAACTTACTTGAACGATTTTGAGAAATGGATTCGAGTAAGATTAGATAATAAAGATATAGATGTGAAGGAGATTTAG
- a CDS encoding (4Fe-4S)-binding protein yields the protein MSESSKSKIYSTDEVKVRWKPDACIHAKKCQALPEVFNPNNRPWIDLSLAATNEIIKTVKTCPSGALTLVGEEKESTGGDVKITVLKDGPVLVKGNLEVSIAGKTENMSNKQIALCRCGASENKPYCDGSHTKIGFTAD from the coding sequence ATGAGCGAATCATCAAAAAGTAAAATTTATAGTACCGACGAAGTAAAAGTACGTTGGAAACCTGATGCATGTATTCATGCAAAAAAATGTCAGGCGCTACCCGAAGTTTTCAATCCCAACAACCGACCTTGGATAGATTTGTCTTTAGCAGCAACGAATGAAATCATCAAAACTGTCAAAACTTGTCCTTCGGGAGCTTTAACTTTAGTTGGAGAGGAAAAAGAATCTACAGGTGGTGATGTAAAAATTACAGTACTAAAAGATGGACCTGTATTGGTAAAAGGAAACTTAGAGGTATCAATTGCAGGAAAAACAGAAAACATGTCGAATAAGCAAATTGCACTTTGCAGATGTGGAGCATCAGAAAACAAACCTTATTGCGACGGAAGCCACACAAAGATTGGATTTACAGCAGATTAA